The following are from one region of the Paenibacillus protaetiae genome:
- a CDS encoding LysR family transcriptional regulator, producing the protein MELRQLQYVIQIAKEKNFSRAAEKLHIAQPSLSQQLSKLEQEIGVLLFRRTTNSVELTQAGQAFVDKSQTILDAVEQLKQEMDDMAQMRRGRLVVGTLPITGSHILPIVLPAFGAKYPQIEVVLVEDTTARLEQLTASGGTDISLLTLPMLDNSLAWEPLMEEEICLAVPPQHRLAGHSGRIAVSELKEEPFIGLKKGQGFRQITVDLCVKAGFTPDIVFESSNIETVQSLVAGGMGIAFVPQMLTRPRGGSFVPAYLQLEGRPSRTLVIARRKDRYLSKAAKAFIDTMHETVNRYAET; encoded by the coding sequence ATGGAATTACGACAGCTTCAATATGTCATACAAATCGCCAAAGAAAAAAACTTCTCGCGCGCAGCCGAAAAGCTGCATATCGCCCAGCCTTCCTTAAGCCAGCAGTTGTCCAAGCTGGAGCAGGAAATCGGTGTGCTGCTCTTCCGCCGCACAACCAACTCGGTCGAGCTGACGCAGGCAGGCCAAGCTTTTGTCGACAAATCGCAAACGATTCTTGATGCGGTCGAGCAGTTGAAGCAGGAAATGGACGATATGGCCCAAATGCGCCGCGGCCGGCTGGTCGTTGGCACACTCCCGATCACCGGCTCCCATATTTTGCCGATTGTGCTCCCCGCCTTCGGCGCCAAATATCCGCAGATTGAAGTTGTGCTTGTGGAGGATACTACCGCCAGGCTGGAACAGCTGACCGCAAGCGGCGGCACCGATATCAGCCTGCTTACGCTTCCGATGCTGGACAATTCCCTTGCCTGGGAACCGCTGATGGAGGAGGAAATCTGCCTGGCCGTACCGCCGCAGCACCGTCTTGCCGGACATTCCGGCCGGATAGCCGTTTCCGAGCTGAAGGAGGAGCCTTTTATCGGACTGAAAAAAGGGCAGGGCTTCCGGCAAATTACAGTAGATCTGTGCGTAAAAGCCGGCTTTACGCCGGACATCGTATTCGAAAGCAGCAACATTGAAACGGTCCAATCGCTTGTGGCCGGCGGCATGGGCATCGCTTTTGTGCCGCAAATGCTGACACGCCCGCGCGGCGGCAGCTTCGTGCCTGCTTATTTGCAGCTGGAAGGCAGGCCTTCCCGCACGCTTGTTATCGCCCGGCGAAAGGACCGGTATTTATCCAAAGCGGCGAAAGCATTTATCGACACGATGCATGAAACGGTGAACCGCTACGCCGAAACTTAA
- a CDS encoding carbon-nitrogen family hydrolase, giving the protein MKQQLKLALLQMDIAVGQPDANFAKLADMMEEAAGGTAKPDVIVMPEMWNTGYALTEITGLADEYGERTKAFMADFCRKYHVSVIAGSVAEKRRDGVYNTIFAFDREGKEIGDYSKIHLFRLMDEEKYLQQGGKTGRLQVEGVDAGMMICYDIRFPELARKLALDGAKLLFVPAEWPHPRLHHWRTLLTARAIENQLFVIACNRTGQSGETVFFGHSMVIDPWGEVIAEAGEGETIVYAEIDLSLVDQVRSTIPVFDDRRPSLY; this is encoded by the coding sequence ATGAAACAGCAGCTGAAGCTTGCTTTATTGCAAATGGATATTGCCGTCGGGCAGCCCGATGCGAACTTCGCGAAACTGGCGGATATGATGGAGGAAGCGGCAGGCGGTACTGCCAAACCGGATGTCATCGTCATGCCGGAAATGTGGAATACGGGTTATGCGCTAACGGAGATTACCGGGCTTGCGGATGAGTACGGCGAGCGTACGAAAGCTTTTATGGCGGATTTTTGCCGTAAATATCATGTAAGTGTAATTGCGGGCTCTGTTGCGGAGAAGCGCCGGGACGGCGTGTACAATACGATTTTTGCATTTGACCGGGAAGGCAAGGAGATCGGGGACTATTCCAAAATTCATTTGTTCCGGTTAATGGATGAAGAAAAATATTTGCAGCAGGGCGGCAAGACCGGCCGGCTGCAGGTGGAAGGTGTCGATGCGGGCATGATGATCTGCTACGACATCCGTTTTCCGGAACTTGCCCGCAAGCTGGCGCTGGACGGGGCGAAACTATTGTTTGTACCGGCGGAATGGCCGCATCCGCGGCTCCATCATTGGCGTACGCTGCTGACCGCGCGGGCGATTGAGAACCAGCTGTTCGTCATCGCCTGCAACCGGACGGGGCAAAGCGGCGAGACGGTCTTTTTTGGCCATTCCATGGTCATTGATCCATGGGGGGAAGTCATTGCCGAGGCCGGGGAGGGAGAGACGATTGTTTATGCCGAGATCGACCTTTCCCTCGTTGATCAAGTGCGGTCAACGATACCGGTTTTTGATGACCGCCGCCCGTCGCTTTATTAA
- the proB gene encoding glutamate 5-kinase — translation MSDIIVVKIGSSSITSEEGGLNRERIAFFTEELASLHAQGHGVVLVTSGAVAAGFRQIGYLSRPKALHEKQAAAAVGQALLMQAYQDEFNRFGMVAAQILLTRTDFSNRKRINNALMTMEELLRLRTIPIINENDTVSTGELKFGDNDNLSALVANMIKAEQLIIITDMDGLYTEDPRKNPNAVKIDRVNQISEDILKIAGGAGSAVGTGGMRSKIEAARTATRGGIRTFVGKVQDKGELNDAAAGHGRGTYFDTSMHSLPVKKQWLGFHSMPQGHITVDAGAEKALLANGRSLLPVGVVHIEGDFHPGDVVEVRNQQGITIGRGVVNYEAWQVQAVAGLNTDEVRRRIDVHRMEIIHRDEWISLR, via the coding sequence ATGTCGGATATTATCGTAGTCAAAATCGGCAGCAGCTCTATCACATCGGAAGAAGGCGGGCTGAACCGGGAACGAATCGCATTTTTTACAGAGGAGCTGGCCTCCCTCCATGCGCAAGGGCACGGCGTCGTTCTTGTTACATCAGGCGCTGTCGCAGCGGGCTTCCGTCAAATCGGCTATTTGTCCCGCCCCAAAGCGCTTCATGAGAAGCAAGCAGCGGCGGCCGTCGGCCAAGCACTGCTCATGCAGGCGTATCAGGATGAGTTTAACCGCTTCGGCATGGTGGCGGCGCAAATATTGCTGACACGGACGGACTTCTCCAACCGTAAACGGATTAACAACGCACTTATGACAATGGAGGAACTGCTGCGCTTGCGCACAATCCCCATTATTAACGAAAACGATACCGTATCGACCGGCGAGCTGAAATTCGGCGACAATGACAATTTATCGGCGCTTGTCGCCAATATGATCAAAGCAGAACAGCTCATTATCATCACGGACATGGACGGCTTGTATACGGAAGATCCGCGCAAAAATCCGAACGCCGTCAAAATCGACCGGGTCAATCAAATTTCCGAAGATATTTTAAAAATCGCCGGAGGAGCAGGTTCGGCCGTCGGCACTGGCGGAATGCGTTCCAAAATTGAAGCGGCGCGGACCGCTACGCGTGGCGGTATCCGTACTTTCGTCGGCAAGGTGCAGGATAAAGGCGAACTGAACGATGCGGCGGCCGGCCACGGGCGAGGCACGTATTTTGATACCAGCATGCACAGCCTGCCGGTTAAAAAACAATGGCTGGGGTTCCATTCCATGCCGCAAGGCCATATTACGGTGGACGCCGGAGCGGAAAAAGCGCTGCTGGCGAACGGCAGAAGTTTGCTGCCGGTAGGCGTCGTTCATATCGAAGGAGACTTTCACCCCGGCGACGTCGTCGAGGTCCGCAATCAGCAAGGCATTACGATCGGACGCGGCGTTGTAAATTACGAAGCCTGGCAGGTACAGGCCGTTGCCGGATTAAACACAGACGAAGTGCGCCGCAGAATCGACGTTCACCGCATGGAAATTATTCACCGCGACGAGTGGATTTCACTCCGGTGA
- a CDS encoding glutamate-5-semialdehyde dehydrogenase, with translation MSEVREKSLLAKQAAAVMNTLTTEQKNKALLAMASALTDQYQLLMDANQIDLDNGRKAGTSESMLDRLALTKNRIEAIAEGLRQIAELPDPVGELLEQFERPNGLRIEKRRVPLGVIGMIYESRPNVTVDAAGLCLKTGNCVVLRGGSAALESNRAIIAVMKQAIAGTDVPADALQLIEDSNRSSVNEMLKLNGLLDVIIPRGGAALIQNVVMNATVPVIETGAGICHTYVDESAQLEMAVPIVFNAKVQRPSVCNSLETLLVHSAFAADHMQQLLQPFFDANVEIRGCERTAALVTGIKPATAEDYRTEYNDYIMNVKIVDSLDEALAHIAANGTQHSECIVTENKAHAERFLQEIDAAAVYHNASTRFTDGFEFGFGAEIGISTQKLHARGPMGLPALTSTKFRIYGNGQIRS, from the coding sequence ATGAGCGAAGTTCGGGAAAAATCGCTGCTCGCCAAGCAGGCGGCGGCTGTAATGAACACGTTGACGACAGAACAAAAAAACAAGGCGCTGCTCGCGATGGCTAGCGCGTTAACCGATCAGTATCAGCTGTTGATGGACGCCAATCAAATCGATTTGGACAACGGCCGCAAAGCTGGAACAAGCGAGTCGATGCTGGACCGGCTTGCCTTGACTAAAAACCGTATCGAAGCGATTGCCGAAGGCTTAAGGCAAATTGCCGAGCTGCCCGATCCGGTCGGCGAGCTGCTGGAGCAATTCGAGCGGCCAAACGGGCTGCGGATCGAGAAACGCCGCGTGCCGCTTGGCGTTATCGGCATGATCTATGAGTCGCGCCCGAATGTAACCGTTGACGCCGCCGGCCTATGCCTCAAAACCGGCAACTGCGTCGTGCTGCGCGGCGGGTCGGCCGCACTCGAATCGAACCGCGCCATTATTGCGGTGATGAAGCAAGCGATTGCGGGCACGGATGTGCCGGCCGACGCTCTGCAGCTTATTGAAGACTCCAATCGCAGTTCCGTTAACGAAATGCTAAAGCTGAACGGATTGCTGGATGTCATCATTCCGCGCGGCGGCGCTGCCCTGATCCAAAATGTCGTCATGAATGCTACCGTACCCGTTATTGAAACCGGGGCGGGCATTTGCCATACGTATGTCGACGAATCCGCCCAGCTGGAAATGGCTGTTCCTATCGTCTTTAATGCCAAAGTGCAACGCCCTTCCGTCTGCAACTCGCTGGAGACGCTGCTTGTACATAGCGCTTTTGCAGCGGATCATATGCAGCAGCTGCTCCAGCCGTTCTTTGATGCCAACGTGGAAATCCGGGGCTGCGAACGGACGGCTGCTCTGGTAACGGGCATCAAACCCGCGACGGCAGAGGATTACCGGACCGAATACAACGATTATATTATGAATGTCAAAATCGTAGACAGCCTGGACGAAGCATTGGCGCATATTGCCGCAAACGGCACGCAGCATTCCGAATGTATCGTTACCGAAAACAAAGCGCATGCCGAACGTTTCCTGCAGGAGATTGATGCAGCAGCCGTATACCATAACGCCTCTACCCGTTTTACAGACGGCTTCGAATTCGGCTTTGGCGCCGAAATCGGCATCAGTACCCAGAAGCTTCACGCCCGCGGCCCAATGGGGCTTCCGGCGCTTACATCAACAAAGTTCCGCATTTACGGCAACGGCCAAATTCGCAGTTAA
- the proC gene encoding pyrroline-5-carboxylate reductase gives MNYSTEAGKPISTMRICFYGAGSMAEAISRGLIENQLTPPGQISMLNRQNKDRLQELNDRYGVQTILQGATNEQFIREADIIFLAMKPKDAAEAIGGIRHLLSERQLVISVIAGLSIDSIGKLIGPDIPVVRSMPNTSSTIGLGVTGISYSSRVSEEQRKLTDQLFQAVGMTQTVDETKQDSITGVSGSGPAYVYYFMEAMMEGAAQLGFDEQTARELVVQTVLGAAEMVRLTGEEPAVLRRKVTSPNGTTQAAIEVMAAGNLKETVMKGMLRSTERAGEIGAELERNIQR, from the coding sequence ATGAACTATTCTACAGAGGCTGGAAAACCGATCTCCACCATGCGCATTTGCTTCTACGGCGCAGGTTCGATGGCAGAAGCCATCTCCCGCGGCCTGATCGAAAATCAGCTGACGCCGCCGGGGCAAATCTCGATGCTGAACCGGCAAAATAAAGACCGGCTGCAGGAACTGAACGACCGTTACGGCGTGCAAACGATATTGCAAGGCGCAACGAATGAACAATTTATTCGGGAAGCCGACATTATCTTTTTGGCAATGAAACCAAAGGACGCGGCGGAAGCCATCGGCGGCATCCGGCATCTGCTGTCGGAACGCCAGCTCGTTATTTCCGTTATCGCGGGCTTGTCTATCGATTCGATTGGCAAACTTATCGGCCCGGACATTCCGGTTGTCCGTTCCATGCCTAACACCTCCAGCACGATTGGCCTCGGTGTAACCGGGATCAGCTATTCCTCGCGCGTATCCGAGGAGCAGCGCAAACTGACCGACCAGCTGTTCCAGGCGGTGGGCATGACGCAAACGGTAGATGAAACTAAACAAGACAGCATTACCGGCGTATCCGGAAGCGGTCCGGCCTATGTCTATTACTTTATGGAAGCAATGATGGAAGGTGCTGCACAGCTTGGCTTCGACGAGCAGACCGCACGCGAGCTGGTTGTCCAGACGGTGCTTGGCGCCGCGGAGATGGTCCGTTTGACCGGCGAAGAGCCTGCCGTGCTGAGGCGCAAAGTGACGTCGCCAAACGGCACGACACAGGCGGCTATCGAGGTCATGGCCGCAGGCAACCTGAAGGAAACGGTAATGAAAGGAATGCTCCGCTCCACGGAGCGTGCCGGCGAAATCGGCGCGGAGCTGGAAAGGAATATTCAAAGATGA
- a CDS encoding 2,3-diketo-5-methylthiopentyl-1-phosphate enolase, translating into MNGMCIATYRCFDEKADFHKRALSIAVGLTVGSWTDLPEARKAEMEKHLGKVLSVEVHEPAGGERYADIRIAYPDINFSRDIPALLVTIFGKLSMDGKIKLIDIDVSEQFQSAFPGPKFGLPGVRELLGVYDRPLLMSIFKSVIGHDISNLREQFYKQALGGVDLIKDDEILFENPLTPLEKRVETCMEAARQASEETGQKLLYAVNITGPTSRLAQQARKAIAAGANAILLNVLSYGYDVLHELSTDPSITVPIAVHPAMGGAYYQSPHYGIGASVLFGKLMRLAGADLVLFPSPYGSVIMPKEENLAVKDVLLSELGGMRTSFPVPSAGIHPGLVPLILRDFGQDVVVNAGGGIHGHPMGTAAGGKAFRQAIDAVLAGQTLEEAAQQAGNEPLKAAIDAWGIRHS; encoded by the coding sequence ATGAATGGCATGTGTATAGCCACTTACCGCTGCTTTGATGAGAAAGCGGACTTTCATAAACGCGCGTTGTCCATTGCCGTTGGCTTGACGGTAGGCAGTTGGACCGATCTGCCGGAGGCGCGCAAAGCCGAGATGGAAAAACATCTCGGCAAAGTATTGTCCGTCGAAGTTCATGAGCCTGCCGGCGGCGAACGTTATGCGGATATCCGTATCGCCTATCCGGACATCAACTTTAGCCGGGATATCCCCGCCCTGCTCGTAACCATCTTCGGCAAGCTGTCAATGGACGGCAAAATCAAGCTGATCGATATTGACGTATCGGAGCAGTTCCAGTCCGCATTCCCCGGCCCGAAATTCGGGCTGCCGGGCGTACGCGAGCTGCTTGGCGTCTATGACCGCCCGCTGCTGATGAGCATCTTCAAGTCCGTTATCGGCCATGACATAAGCAACTTGCGCGAGCAGTTCTACAAGCAGGCGCTTGGCGGTGTCGATTTGATTAAAGATGATGAAATCTTGTTCGAGAACCCGCTTACGCCGCTGGAGAAACGGGTAGAAACGTGCATGGAGGCGGCGCGCCAAGCATCGGAGGAAACCGGGCAAAAGCTGCTGTACGCCGTGAACATCACCGGCCCTACCTCTCGGCTGGCACAACAAGCGCGCAAAGCGATTGCCGCAGGGGCAAACGCGATTTTGCTGAACGTGTTGTCCTATGGCTACGATGTACTGCATGAGCTAAGCACGGACCCTTCCATTACCGTGCCGATCGCGGTACATCCGGCTATGGGAGGCGCTTATTACCAGTCGCCGCATTACGGCATTGGAGCATCGGTCCTGTTCGGCAAACTGATGCGGCTCGCCGGCGCCGACCTGGTGCTGTTCCCGTCGCCATACGGCTCGGTAATTATGCCCAAAGAAGAAAATCTAGCCGTCAAAGACGTGCTGCTGTCGGAGCTGGGCGGCATGCGCACGAGCTTCCCGGTGCCGTCGGCCGGCATCCATCCGGGGCTCGTCCCGCTTATTTTGCGCGACTTTGGACAAGATGTGGTCGTCAATGCAGGCGGCGGTATTCACGGTCATCCGATGGGGACAGCGGCAGGCGGCAAAGCGTTCCGCCAGGCTATTGACGCCGTATTGGCCGGACAAACGCTGGAGGAAGCCGCTCAGCAAGCCGGCAATGAGCCATTGAAGGCGGCAATTGATGCTTGGGGGATCAGACATTCATGA
- a CDS encoding 2-hydroxy-3-keto-5-methylthiopentenyl-1-phosphate phosphatase, with product MSTANPLAAGKKRIIFCDFDGTITVNDNIVAIIQHFNPPGWEAIAQQVLDQQISIQEGVGRMFRLLPASLQAEVVDFGISNVRIRDGFEELLAYCKEQDIEFYVTSGGIDFFVYPVLERFGIDTSHIYCNGSDFTGEFIEITWPHPCDEHCTNHCGMCKTTIMRRFPADRYERIIIGDSVTDFEGAKLADVVYSRSHLTAKCSELGIAHTEFETFHDIIADLKRERK from the coding sequence ATGAGTACGGCAAATCCATTAGCAGCAGGCAAAAAACGGATTATTTTTTGCGATTTTGACGGGACGATTACGGTCAACGATAATATTGTAGCGATTATTCAGCATTTTAACCCGCCGGGCTGGGAAGCCATTGCCCAGCAGGTGCTGGATCAACAGATATCCATTCAGGAAGGCGTCGGCCGCATGTTCCGGCTGCTCCCGGCATCGCTGCAAGCGGAAGTGGTGGACTTCGGCATCTCGAACGTCCGCATCCGCGACGGCTTCGAAGAGCTTCTCGCTTATTGCAAGGAGCAGGACATCGAGTTTTATGTGACAAGCGGCGGCATCGACTTTTTTGTGTACCCTGTGCTTGAGCGGTTTGGCATTGATACCAGCCATATCTATTGCAACGGCAGCGATTTTACCGGCGAATTTATCGAAATTACGTGGCCTCATCCTTGCGATGAGCATTGCACGAACCATTGCGGCATGTGCAAAACAACCATTATGCGCCGTTTTCCTGCCGATCGTTATGAACGGATCATTATCGGCGACAGCGTGACCGACTTCGAAGGCGCCAAGCTGGCGGATGTCGTCTATTCGCGTTCGCACCTTACGGCAAAATGCAGCGAGCTTGGCATCGCCCATACTGAATTTGAAACCTTCCACGATATTATCGCGGACTTGAAACGAGAAAGGAAATAA
- the mtnB gene encoding methylthioribulose 1-phosphate dehydratase → MSSFEQFTLEQKQQSFDELRDVKQLFASRSWFPGTSGNLSVRIGDFDPEQFYFAITASGKDKTVNTPEDFLFVDKHGQACEKTNLRPSAETLIHCEIYRLTGAGAIFHIHSVFNNVISEYFWDRKSVPVDGVELIKGLNNWEEEAHIEIPIVSNFADISKIVPEVTERLQPGVPGILLRKHGIYAWGANAFEAKRHIEAFEFIFEYVYRLELLKKGMS, encoded by the coding sequence ATGAGCAGCTTTGAGCAATTTACGCTGGAACAAAAACAGCAGTCGTTTGATGAGCTGCGGGACGTCAAGCAATTGTTTGCATCCCGCAGCTGGTTCCCGGGTACAAGCGGCAATTTGTCCGTACGGATCGGCGATTTCGACCCTGAGCAGTTTTATTTCGCCATTACGGCAAGCGGCAAAGATAAAACGGTCAATACGCCGGAAGATTTCCTGTTTGTGGATAAGCATGGTCAAGCATGCGAGAAAACGAACCTCCGCCCTTCTGCGGAAACGCTCATTCATTGCGAAATTTACCGCCTGACCGGTGCAGGCGCCATCTTCCATATCCATTCCGTATTTAATAATGTGATCTCCGAATATTTCTGGGACCGCAAATCGGTTCCGGTAGACGGTGTTGAGCTTATTAAAGGATTAAATAACTGGGAAGAGGAAGCGCATATCGAAATCCCGATCGTGTCCAACTTCGCCGACATTTCCAAAATCGTGCCGGAAGTAACCGAACGGCTGCAGCCCGGCGTGCCCGGCATTTTGCTGCGCAAGCACGGCATCTACGCCTGGGGCGCCAATGCGTTCGAAGCGAAGCGCCATATCGAAGCGTTTGAATTTATTTTTGAATATGTGTATCGCTTGGAGCTGCTTAAAAAAGGGATGTCGTAA
- a CDS encoding DnaD domain protein has product MSNEMWKAYSRGMAAAMKEGSIQVHALLLQSYRLLGLTDTEVMLLLQIMLYAEREYIDFPTPEQLAERMGTSPLAVTQMLSRLLKEGFLSIEDEQDAETGIQSERYSLDGWLLKAAEWSAASRRESKKAERKPAAVKPADPQNLFAVFEQEFGRLLSPMECETISGWLDEDRYSDEIIRFALKEAVFAGKLNIRYIDRILLEWSRNRVTNAEEARAHAQKFRTGRS; this is encoded by the coding sequence TTGAGCAATGAGATGTGGAAGGCGTATTCGCGCGGAATGGCTGCGGCAATGAAGGAAGGGAGCATTCAAGTGCATGCTCTCCTTCTTCAATCTTACCGGCTGCTTGGCCTTACGGATACGGAGGTTATGCTGCTGCTGCAGATCATGCTGTATGCGGAGCGTGAATATATTGATTTTCCGACTCCTGAGCAGCTGGCGGAACGGATGGGCACTTCTCCGCTTGCGGTGACCCAAATGCTGAGCCGGCTGCTTAAAGAAGGCTTCTTGTCAATTGAAGACGAGCAGGATGCGGAGACGGGTATTCAGTCGGAACGTTACAGCCTGGACGGCTGGCTGCTGAAAGCTGCCGAATGGTCTGCAGCCAGCAGACGGGAATCCAAAAAAGCAGAGCGGAAACCAGCGGCTGTCAAGCCGGCTGATCCGCAAAATTTGTTTGCGGTCTTCGAGCAGGAGTTCGGGCGACTCTTATCGCCGATGGAATGCGAGACGATCAGCGGCTGGTTGGATGAAGACCGGTATTCCGATGAAATTATCCGGTTTGCTTTAAAGGAAGCGGTATTTGCAGGCAAATTAAATATTCGCTATATTGACCGTATATTGCTGGAATGGAGCCGCAACCGCGTTACCAATGCCGAAGAAGCACGCGCGCATGCGCAAAAGTTCAGAACAGGAAGAAGCTAG
- a CDS encoding acetate/propionate family kinase has protein sequence MKILVINAGSSSLKYQLYNMTDETVLASGRVERIGMDSSIVTHEPADKPEVRHVSEILDHTTAVKRVIDMLTDAEHGVLHNMNEIDAVGHRIVHGGETFKDSVVVNQEVKLEIKRLFDLAPLHNPAHMMGINAVEANLPNVPQVVVFDTAFHQTMPRTSYLYPIPTVLYNRHKVRRYGFHGTSHKYVSSQASAFLGQPLEQLKMVSCHIGNGASCTAILDGKSFDTSMGMTPLEGLMMGTRSGDLDPAIVPYVMNKEELTLNEVNSMLNKHSGMLAVSGLSSDMREVEQAMNEGDSRAKLAFDMYVYRLRKYIGAYAAGMNGIDVLLFTAGVGENSSTLRRAVCEGLTFLGIELDEERNSVRSKETRYISADSSKVKVLVVPTNEELLIARDTYELVQRKQNS, from the coding sequence GTGAAAATATTAGTCATCAATGCAGGAAGCTCCTCCTTGAAATATCAGCTGTACAATATGACAGACGAAACCGTATTGGCAAGCGGAAGGGTAGAACGGATCGGAATGGATTCGTCCATCGTTACGCATGAGCCTGCCGATAAGCCGGAAGTCCGCCATGTAAGCGAAATATTGGATCATACGACTGCCGTCAAGCGTGTTATCGATATGCTGACTGATGCAGAGCATGGCGTTCTTCACAATATGAATGAAATTGATGCAGTAGGGCATCGTATCGTCCATGGCGGCGAGACGTTCAAAGATTCGGTAGTTGTCAATCAGGAAGTTAAATTGGAGATCAAGCGTCTGTTCGACCTTGCTCCGCTTCATAACCCTGCCCATATGATGGGCATCAATGCCGTTGAAGCGAACTTGCCGAATGTGCCGCAAGTTGTCGTATTTGATACTGCTTTCCATCAGACGATGCCTAGAACGTCTTATTTATATCCGATTCCTACGGTCTTATACAATCGCCATAAAGTACGCCGCTACGGATTTCACGGTACATCCCATAAATATGTGAGCAGCCAGGCATCGGCTTTTTTAGGCCAGCCGCTGGAGCAGCTGAAGATGGTTAGCTGCCATATCGGCAACGGCGCAAGCTGCACCGCGATATTGGACGGCAAGTCGTTTGATACGAGCATGGGCATGACCCCGCTGGAAGGCTTGATGATGGGCACGCGCAGCGGCGACTTGGACCCTGCTATTGTGCCCTATGTGATGAACAAGGAAGAGCTGACGCTTAACGAAGTTAACTCCATGCTGAACAAACATAGCGGCATGCTGGCCGTATCCGGCTTGAGCAGCGATATGCGCGAGGTCGAGCAGGCGATGAACGAAGGCGACAGCCGCGCGAAGCTTGCTTTTGACATGTATGTATACAGGCTTCGCAAATATATCGGCGCTTATGCAGCCGGAATGAACGGCATTGATGTGCTCCTGTTTACGGCCGGTGTCGGTGAAAATTCTTCAACGCTCCGTCGTGCGGTGTGCGAAGGCTTGACTTTCCTTGGCATTGAGCTGGACGAAGAACGCAACTCGGTACGCAGCAAAGAAACGCGTTATATATCGGCTGATTCATCCAAAGTGAAAGTGCTGGTCGTGCCGACTAACGAAGAGCTGCTTATTGCTCGTGATACGTATGAACTGGTGCAGCGCAAACAAAACAGCTAG
- a CDS encoding 3-hydroxyacyl-CoA dehydrogenase family protein, with protein MAMKKIGVVGVGTMGQSIAEMLASNGLDVCLVEKSAERLEHGYQMIEQSLDKKIEKWALTLAEKKLIMNRIHKAEDYLELQHCDLVIESITEDLLIKKAVFQDLDRICAPNVILASNTSSLSLTEIASATVHPERVIGMHFIYPASKVDLVESVRGLRTSEETYQSIKNFVEEIIHKKNIMVFESPGFVTSRLICLFINEALHVLEEGVASAEDIDTAMRIGYSFQHGPFEMADRFGLDAVLAALDGMFREYGELKYRPSIILKKMVRAGQLGVKSGTGFFKYDMDGDRLQ; from the coding sequence ATGGCAATGAAAAAAATCGGGGTAGTCGGCGTTGGAACGATGGGCCAAAGCATCGCGGAGATGCTCGCTTCAAACGGACTGGATGTCTGCCTTGTGGAAAAAAGCGCAGAGCGGCTTGAACACGGCTATCAAATGATCGAGCAAAGCCTCGATAAAAAAATAGAGAAATGGGCATTAACGCTTGCGGAGAAGAAACTGATCATGAATCGCATCCACAAAGCGGAAGACTACTTGGAATTGCAGCATTGCGATCTTGTCATTGAGTCCATTACTGAAGATTTGCTTATTAAAAAAGCCGTCTTTCAAGATTTGGACCGCATTTGCGCGCCAAATGTCATTCTGGCCAGCAATACGTCATCGCTAAGTTTGACGGAAATCGCAAGCGCCACCGTGCATCCGGAGCGGGTGATCGGCATGCATTTTATATATCCGGCTTCCAAGGTGGATTTGGTTGAATCGGTGCGCGGCTTGCGCACATCCGAAGAAACTTATCAATCCATCAAAAATTTTGTGGAAGAAATTATTCATAAAAAAAATATTATGGTTTTTGAATCGCCTGGTTTTGTCACAAGCCGGCTTATTTGTCTCTTTATCAATGAAGCGCTCCATGTACTGGAGGAAGGCGTCGCTTCCGCGGAGGACATCGACACCGCGATGCGGATCGGCTATTCGTTCCAGCACGGCCCGTTCGAAATGGCTGACCGGTTTGGACTGGATGCTGTGCTTGCCGCGCTGGACGGCATGTTCCGGGAATACGGCGAGCTGAAATACCGTCCGTCCATCATACTTAAAAAGATGGTTCGGGCCGGCCAGCTGGGCGTAAAATCAGGAACGGGATTTTTTAAATACGATATGGATGGGGATCGGTTACAGTGA